Proteins encoded by one window of Tunturibacter psychrotolerans:
- a CDS encoding LutC/YkgG family protein produces the protein MPTFKFSREAILGAIRSNIPNQQVEHPRIPVFQRSGRPLKSEFEQLLQQAGGIAHDVGTVVEAEAMLMTLHPGAKVVCSAVPEIAGMRRVENVRDPQELADVDVCIVRAQFGVAETRAIWLTQEDLVVDALAVLSQHLIVLLDPKQIVGDMHDAYRRVDLNETSYGCFMLGPSATADIEATLVHGAQGARSLNIFFLSPPQISALRAQPEP, from the coding sequence ATGCCAACGTTCAAATTTAGTCGTGAAGCAATTTTGGGCGCGATCCGCTCCAACATTCCGAACCAACAGGTGGAGCATCCGCGGATTCCGGTCTTCCAACGATCGGGCCGGCCTCTCAAGTCAGAGTTTGAACAACTTCTCCAGCAAGCCGGAGGAATCGCTCACGATGTGGGAACCGTGGTGGAAGCCGAGGCCATGTTGATGACACTTCATCCCGGAGCGAAGGTGGTGTGCTCGGCTGTGCCCGAAATCGCCGGCATGCGCCGCGTGGAGAACGTTCGCGACCCGCAAGAACTCGCGGACGTGGATGTCTGTATAGTGCGCGCCCAGTTTGGTGTTGCCGAGACCCGGGCGATCTGGCTGACGCAGGAAGATCTTGTTGTCGATGCTCTGGCTGTGCTGTCCCAACATCTTATCGTTCTGCTGGATCCGAAGCAGATTGTGGGGGACATGCATGATGCTTATCGTCGTGTCGATCTCAATGAGACGTCATACGGGTGCTTCATGTTGGGTCCGTCCGCGACGGCGGATATCGAAGCAACCCTGGTACATGGCGCTCAGGGAGCCCGCTCTTTGAACATATTCTTCCTGTCGCCTCCACAAATCTCTGCTTTGAGGGCCCAGCCAGAACCTTAA
- a CDS encoding lactate utilisation protein LutB domain-containing protein, with protein sequence MKIDISDQIFKWRRVMAKRGYLPLTKQLSFAVAGHVLGHPEEYHAIEKVAGPAMDYAPHFLLYNRSLNPWGRDRELPQIAKQTFRDWYLANRS encoded by the coding sequence GTGAAGATCGACATCAGTGATCAGATTTTCAAGTGGCGCAGGGTAATGGCAAAACGAGGATACCTGCCACTGACGAAACAATTGTCATTTGCTGTTGCCGGACACGTCCTAGGGCATCCTGAGGAATATCATGCTATCGAGAAAGTTGCCGGACCGGCAATGGACTATGCCCCGCATTTCCTCTTGTACAACCGTTCCTTGAATCCCTGGGGACGCGACCGGGAACTCCCGCAGATAGCGAAACAAACTTTCCGCGACTGGTATCTCGCAAATCGGAGCTAA
- a CDS encoding LUD domain-containing protein, translating into MPDGVLLTKSRDQVIESDLGERIQQLDGQPPSHIVFPAIHKTRQDVARVFARTVGTDPENDGPHFLTEVMRNNARPRFLAADAGMTGGNFAVAETGTFMVCTNEGNADIGASVPPLHIASIGIEKLVPRVEDLGVFLRLLSRSAEGTPLTQYSSHFTGPRKGGELHIVLVDNGRSRRLGMPDFWHSLKCIRCGACMNTCPVYRRSGGLAYGAIYSGPIGRHP; encoded by the coding sequence GTGCCAGATGGCGTCCTTCTTACAAAATCGCGGGATCAGGTTATCGAATCGGATTTGGGAGAACGAATCCAACAACTCGATGGCCAACCACCCAGCCATATTGTGTTTCCCGCGATCCACAAGACGCGGCAGGATGTCGCCCGAGTCTTCGCGCGCACGGTTGGTACTGATCCAGAGAACGATGGTCCGCACTTCCTGACGGAAGTCATGAGAAACAACGCTCGTCCCAGATTCCTCGCTGCGGACGCAGGCATGACTGGCGGAAATTTTGCGGTTGCCGAGACGGGAACCTTTATGGTTTGCACCAACGAAGGCAATGCTGATATCGGGGCGTCCGTACCACCCCTTCATATTGCAAGCATTGGTATCGAGAAACTTGTACCGCGAGTGGAAGATCTAGGTGTATTTTTGCGGCTGCTCTCCCGGAGTGCGGAAGGAACTCCTCTCACCCAATACTCGTCTCATTTTACCGGACCGAGAAAGGGTGGAGAACTGCATATCGTGCTCGTAGACAATGGGCGAAGCCGCCGACTTGGCATGCCGGACTTCTGGCATTCACTGAAGTGCATCCGCTGCGGAGCTTGCATGAACACCTGCCCTGTCTATCGCCGTAGTGGCGGCTTGGCTTACGGCGCAATCTATTCAGGCCCCATTGGGCGTCATCCTTGA
- a CDS encoding (Fe-S)-binding protein, whose amino-acid sequence MTTQTEATNQRTISKHTRIGLFIPCYIDMMFPEVGIATLQLLERFGLNVSYPLNQTCCGQPMSNSGDEVNAASAELLFVENFKPYDHIIGPAGSCVKQVRCHFDAIEQTPDVKHIRQHTYELVEFLHDILQVTSFPWAEFQHSVAIHNSCSSIRGLGIAKPPEIMGVPFDKTARLLSNVKGLVLAPVDRPDDCCGFGGTFCVTDEAVSARMGLEKAHDHLRHGAEYVVSPDMSCLMHQQGIARRAGLDLKYVHVAQVLNGGPF is encoded by the coding sequence GTGACGACACAGACCGAAGCAACAAATCAAAGGACGATTTCGAAACACACAAGGATTGGTCTCTTCATACCCTGCTACATCGACATGATGTTTCCAGAGGTTGGGATAGCTACTCTACAGCTCCTGGAGCGATTCGGGCTCAATGTGAGTTACCCACTCAATCAGACGTGCTGCGGACAGCCCATGTCCAACAGCGGAGATGAAGTCAATGCTGCCAGCGCCGAACTTCTTTTTGTGGAGAACTTCAAGCCCTACGATCACATCATCGGGCCCGCTGGAAGCTGCGTCAAACAGGTCCGCTGTCACTTCGATGCCATTGAACAGACCCCCGACGTGAAGCACATTCGCCAGCACACTTACGAGTTGGTCGAATTCCTGCACGACATTTTGCAAGTCACCTCGTTTCCTTGGGCGGAGTTCCAACACTCGGTCGCAATACACAATAGTTGTAGCTCCATCCGCGGCCTCGGAATCGCCAAGCCACCCGAAATTATGGGTGTTCCATTCGACAAGACAGCACGTTTGCTTTCGAACGTGAAGGGCCTGGTGCTTGCACCTGTAGATCGGCCGGATGATTGCTGCGGTTTCGGAGGCACTTTCTGCGTCACGGACGAAGCCGTCTCCGCCCGAATGGGACTGGAGAAGGCTCACGATCATCTACGCCATGGCGCTGAATATGTAGTATCACCCGACATGTCGTGCTTGATGCATCAGCAAGGTATCGCACGGCGCGCGGGACTGGATCTGAAATACGTCCATGTCGCGCAAGTGTTAAATGGCGGCCCATTCTGA
- a CDS encoding FUSC family protein — protein MQDGDVALNLGREVLTRHKVALVGCLGTRVSMTGAPYAWIDLDGVMATTRKQDAKAIGMGQAVGTGCALAISCFISYAVITHILTRAYFVSRDDDLLGGMWAVAATIFVYRESYQQSVRAALSRMAATLLSFVLCLAYLLIFPFRVWGMATLIGIGAIALTLLGRSEDIITTGITTAVVMVVAGISPQHAWKQPILRLVDTAVGIGVGITAAWISLNIASMPNSRRSGA, from the coding sequence GTGCAGGACGGGGACGTCGCGCTCAATTTGGGTCGCGAAGTCCTCACCCGGCACAAGGTTGCACTCGTCGGCTGTTTGGGTACTCGCGTTTCCATGACAGGAGCGCCCTACGCCTGGATCGACTTGGATGGAGTTATGGCAACGACACGAAAACAAGACGCAAAAGCAATAGGCATGGGCCAGGCAGTCGGCACGGGATGCGCGCTGGCGATCTCCTGCTTTATTAGCTATGCCGTGATCACTCATATCCTTACCCGAGCATATTTTGTGTCCCGGGACGACGACCTCCTCGGAGGCATGTGGGCCGTGGCCGCAACGATCTTTGTTTATCGCGAGAGTTATCAACAGAGCGTACGTGCTGCCTTATCGCGTATGGCCGCAACACTGCTGAGCTTTGTACTTTGCCTGGCATATTTGTTGATTTTCCCGTTCCGCGTCTGGGGCATGGCCACGTTGATCGGGATCGGTGCGATAGCTCTGACCCTGCTCGGCAGGTCAGAAGACATCATCACAACAGGGATCACAACCGCGGTCGTGATGGTCGTAGCCGGCATCAGCCCACAACATGCGTGGAAACAGCCCATTCTCCGTTTAGTCGACACCGCAGTTGGGATCGGAGTTGGCATTACAGCCGCGTGGATAAGCCTGAATATTGCGTCGATGCCAAATTCGCGACGCAGTGGCGCCTGA
- a CDS encoding NAD-dependent malic enzyme, protein MAHTGIKFETYTTEETNMTTNKHGIEVLQDPSLNKMTGFTEAEKQSLGIVGLVPDVTESIEAQMSRVLLQLKEKATDLDRFIYLMNLLDTNETLFYRTLMSDPARFLEIVYDPTIGEACLKFDHIMRRPHGMYLSITRKGRVKKVLQNWSVKDVRFICVTNAGRILGLGDLGANGMGIPIGKLQLYTAAAGVPPQGLLPMYLDAGTNNETYLNDPLYVGLRRHRPSSDELYPFVDEFVESVQEVFPNCCIHFEDWTGVDAIALLARYRNKVSCYNDDIQGTAGVTLAGLINALKISGGQLKDQRILFLGSGSAAIGLADLIVSALGQQGIVAEKAGQQIRMFDTHGLVVAGRPGLGAAKLPYAHKLPPSKPFNHLDLAAEQPQIVAVIEDFKPTILIGVSTVGKLFSQEVVESMSRHNERPIIFALSNPIEKHECLPQNAYAWSKGKVVYAGGVQFPPVHFAGQTYLPSQANNLYIFPAVGMAIYATNAKRVTDEMFIEAAHALADQVTPEQLKLGMLFPPQSNILEVEVQTAARVAKLVFDAGLARVDCPVDMVAFIRRHVYKPEYHAAITTATKVA, encoded by the coding sequence TTGGCTCACACAGGCATTAAATTCGAAACCTACACGACGGAGGAGACAAATATGACCACGAATAAGCACGGAATCGAAGTGCTTCAAGATCCATCGCTCAACAAGATGACCGGCTTCACCGAGGCCGAAAAGCAATCGCTCGGCATCGTTGGCCTCGTACCCGACGTGACGGAATCGATCGAAGCTCAAATGAGCCGCGTCTTGCTGCAGTTGAAAGAGAAGGCCACCGATCTTGACCGATTCATTTACCTGATGAATCTACTCGACACGAACGAGACGCTTTTCTATCGCACTCTGATGTCGGACCCGGCCCGTTTCCTCGAGATCGTCTACGACCCGACGATCGGCGAAGCCTGCCTGAAATTCGACCACATCATGCGTCGGCCGCACGGAATGTATCTATCGATAACTCGCAAGGGGCGCGTAAAGAAGGTGCTGCAGAATTGGTCGGTCAAAGACGTCCGGTTCATCTGTGTCACCAATGCCGGCCGCATTCTGGGACTGGGCGACCTGGGCGCCAACGGCATGGGTATTCCGATTGGGAAGTTGCAACTCTATACCGCGGCAGCGGGTGTGCCGCCACAGGGTCTGCTACCAATGTACCTGGACGCCGGCACGAACAACGAGACCTATCTCAACGATCCTCTTTACGTCGGTCTACGGCGGCATCGGCCCTCGAGCGATGAGCTGTATCCATTCGTCGACGAATTTGTTGAATCAGTTCAAGAGGTCTTCCCCAACTGCTGCATTCATTTCGAGGACTGGACCGGAGTCGATGCAATCGCTCTGCTAGCCCGCTACCGCAACAAGGTCTCCTGCTACAACGACGACATTCAGGGCACCGCTGGAGTCACACTCGCCGGGCTGATCAACGCACTCAAGATCAGCGGCGGCCAGCTCAAGGACCAGCGGATTCTCTTTCTTGGCTCGGGCTCGGCCGCGATCGGCCTCGCGGACTTGATTGTCTCCGCACTAGGCCAACAAGGCATCGTGGCCGAAAAGGCAGGCCAGCAGATCAGGATGTTTGACACGCACGGACTGGTAGTCGCAGGGCGCCCGGGTCTTGGCGCAGCCAAGCTACCCTACGCTCACAAGCTGCCGCCCAGCAAACCTTTCAATCATCTCGATCTGGCGGCGGAGCAGCCACAGATTGTCGCGGTCATTGAGGACTTCAAGCCGACGATCCTCATCGGCGTCAGCACCGTGGGCAAACTGTTCTCGCAGGAAGTCGTCGAGTCTATGTCGCGCCACAACGAGCGGCCGATCATCTTTGCCCTTTCCAATCCGATCGAGAAACACGAATGCCTGCCCCAGAACGCATACGCCTGGTCCAAGGGAAAGGTGGTCTACGCTGGCGGTGTGCAATTCCCGCCGGTTCACTTCGCCGGACAGACGTACCTGCCATCCCAGGCCAACAACTTGTACATTTTTCCCGCCGTCGGCATGGCGATTTATGCCACCAACGCGAAGCGAGTGACGGATGAAATGTTCATCGAGGCCGCGCATGCCCTCGCCGATCAGGTAACGCCAGAGCAGTTGAAACTGGGGATGCTCTTCCCGCCGCAGTCGAACATCCTGGAGGTCGAGGTTCAAACAGCCGCACGAGTAGCCAAGCTCGTCTTCGATGCGGGACTGGCCCGTGTGGATTGTCCGGTCGACATGGTTGCGTTCATCCGCAGACATGTCTACAAGCCGGAATACCATGCGGCAATAACTACAGCAACGAAAGTAGCCTAA
- the fumC gene encoding class II fumarate hydratase — MYATNGLKQLSVRKETDSLGEVEVPATALWGAQTQRSLEHFSIGQDLIPREMITAYATLKKAAANANHAGNRLDDKRYNLIIQVCDEILAGNHHDMFPLHVWMTGSGTQFNMNVNEVISNRCCQLASTQLGSKTPVHPNDHVNMSQSSNDSFPTAMNIAAAVNVKERLIPAVKGLRDAIAAKADEWKDIVKIGRTHMQDATPLTLGQEWSGYSGMLSDNLNRIEDALKGVYSLALGGTAVGTGINAAPEFGDAAASEIAKLTGLPFVSASNKFAVQGAHDALVQLSGTLRTLAVSLYKTANDIRLMSCGPRAGFAELLIPENEPGSSIMPGKVNPTQAEALTMIAVQVIANDVAVGFGGAGGYLEMNVYKPLIIFNVTHAITILNDGCINFRKFLVEGTRPNLKKIKEYVDRSLMLVTALSPVIGYDKSSKIAHYALDNDLSLKQAALKLGFVTEEEFDQVVDPAKMVHAYVAKAS, encoded by the coding sequence ATGTATGCAACTAACGGATTAAAGCAGCTAAGCGTTCGGAAGGAGACCGATAGCCTCGGCGAAGTCGAAGTGCCGGCCACCGCGTTGTGGGGAGCGCAGACGCAAAGGTCCCTTGAACATTTCAGCATAGGGCAGGATCTGATCCCGCGCGAAATGATTACCGCTTACGCAACGCTCAAGAAAGCCGCTGCGAATGCCAACCATGCTGGCAATCGTCTTGACGATAAGCGGTACAACTTAATCATTCAAGTCTGCGATGAGATTTTGGCCGGCAACCATCACGACATGTTCCCCCTGCACGTTTGGATGACAGGCAGTGGAACACAATTCAACATGAATGTGAATGAAGTGATCTCCAATCGGTGCTGCCAGCTTGCAAGCACACAACTCGGGAGTAAGACTCCCGTTCATCCTAACGACCACGTCAACATGTCTCAGTCGTCGAACGATTCATTTCCCACCGCGATGAACATTGCAGCGGCGGTGAACGTGAAAGAAAGACTGATACCTGCGGTAAAGGGCCTGCGGGATGCGATTGCCGCGAAGGCGGATGAGTGGAAAGACATCGTGAAGATCGGACGTACCCACATGCAGGACGCCACTCCGCTCACCCTTGGGCAGGAATGGTCAGGTTACTCCGGCATGTTAAGTGACAATCTGAACCGTATCGAGGATGCGCTGAAAGGCGTTTACAGCCTCGCACTCGGCGGAACAGCGGTCGGAACTGGCATCAATGCAGCCCCTGAATTTGGCGATGCAGCTGCCTCAGAGATCGCCAAGCTTACCGGCCTTCCCTTCGTCAGCGCCTCGAACAAGTTTGCCGTGCAGGGGGCACACGATGCTCTCGTTCAACTCTCCGGTACGCTGCGTACCCTCGCTGTCTCGCTCTACAAGACTGCAAATGATATCCGACTCATGTCATGTGGTCCACGAGCAGGCTTTGCTGAATTGTTGATCCCCGAAAATGAACCAGGCTCTTCGATTATGCCGGGCAAGGTCAATCCGACTCAGGCCGAGGCACTGACGATGATCGCTGTGCAAGTGATAGCGAACGATGTAGCAGTTGGTTTTGGAGGCGCCGGGGGCTACCTGGAGATGAACGTTTACAAGCCTCTGATCATTTTCAATGTGACTCACGCAATCACGATACTCAACGATGGATGCATAAACTTCCGAAAGTTTCTGGTCGAAGGTACAAGACCCAATTTGAAGAAGATCAAGGAATACGTGGACCGTTCGTTGATGTTGGTGACCGCGCTCTCGCCTGTAATTGGCTATGACAAATCCTCGAAGATTGCGCACTACGCGCTGGACAACGACCTCTCGCTAAAGCAAGCCGCACTCAAGCTGGGGTTTGTCACAGAGGAGGAGTTCGATCAGGTTGTCGACCCGGCGAAGATGGTCCACGCGTACGTTGCGAAAGCTAGCTGA
- a CDS encoding nuclear transport factor 2 family protein: MEVTSESVREIFKGLENGNGAAFFERVADDVDWAVMGTHPLAGHYRSKKAFTEGTFAKLGQVLPQGAQLHVEDLLVKDDVAVFELHSLATAKNGMRFDNRYCWVVYFRNGLIVRVRAHLDSALAARLFEENPITRSAAPISHFRCLQDRRDEMTADRF, encoded by the coding sequence ATGGAAGTTACATCAGAGAGCGTTCGCGAGATCTTCAAGGGACTTGAGAACGGCAACGGTGCCGCGTTCTTCGAACGGGTAGCAGACGACGTCGACTGGGCAGTGATGGGCACCCATCCGCTCGCCGGCCACTACCGTAGCAAGAAGGCTTTCACGGAGGGTACCTTCGCCAAGTTGGGCCAAGTTCTCCCACAGGGCGCGCAGCTCCATGTGGAGGATTTGCTCGTAAAGGACGATGTAGCGGTATTTGAACTTCACTCTCTCGCGACAGCCAAGAACGGCATGCGCTTCGACAACCGCTACTGCTGGGTAGTTTATTTCCGAAATGGCCTAATCGTGCGAGTTCGTGCCCATCTCGACTCGGCGCTGGCCGCCCGACTGTTCGAAGAGAATCCGATTACCCGATCGGCTGCGCCGATCTCCCATTTCCGCTGCCTCCAAGACAGACGAGACGAGATGACGGCCGACCGTTTCTGA